The following proteins are encoded in a genomic region of Sorangiineae bacterium MSr12523:
- a CDS encoding BamA/TamA family outer membrane protein, whose protein sequence is MRKLAMALALQVAAAAMTAATAHAQPVRTWGGERTPPEPSSDAPPAPTAPPAPPPPPPPTTVGTPVEGSTRPEPPPVPKPPASKGNDDPQHTAPAEPTTPTTEEEEEARSQAIVHTPGHIGLRYKLEGVEVQGNTTTLSRVVLRYVRFKAGDTLDVDDKELSVTRFRLLGTGFFRDVQLSLRRGSRRGYAVLVVSVVERNTIVVNDIWLGLSADAEPDGRARPLTAYGGLDVSERNLAGTGITLGGAMALADRQLALRTRFSDPQFRGTPWMANVELLYNNAKDFFGNRDALVDDPQADVRQDFAVAAYRRFGGSVGVGHDLGTTTQLFLDYRFEKIDANLPRAASHVRGRDVEPIDFHIHGGSSLISTLRATMVHDTRDEPFLPTRGTHMALLSELSLSPLGTDYPYAKVQVRASHWFPLSWGHVLRLEGFAGSIFGDAPLFERFYVGDFTDLLPDRVLDLNFDRRAAPNFLDTSIQEVRYGTYAAKVNVEYRIPLYRGTRSIYGIDLFGSFGIYGLTDDLNLRQPPSGYSGFSKVPIDLTFNAGLRIETNVGGFAFGIANLVGFIPVRSEGN, encoded by the coding sequence GTGCGTAAGCTCGCGATGGCGCTCGCGCTCCAGGTGGCCGCGGCGGCCATGACGGCGGCGACTGCGCACGCGCAGCCCGTCCGCACGTGGGGCGGCGAGCGTACGCCGCCCGAGCCTTCGTCCGACGCACCGCCGGCGCCCACGGCACCGCCCGCACCGCCGCCGCCCCCACCGCCCACCACGGTAGGCACACCCGTCGAAGGCTCGACCCGGCCGGAGCCGCCTCCCGTCCCGAAACCGCCTGCATCGAAAGGCAACGACGACCCGCAACACACCGCGCCCGCCGAACCGACGACACCGACGACCGAGGAGGAGGAAGAAGCTCGCTCGCAGGCCATCGTCCACACGCCGGGCCACATTGGCCTGCGTTACAAGCTCGAGGGCGTCGAGGTGCAGGGCAACACAACCACGCTGTCGCGGGTGGTGCTCCGGTACGTCCGTTTCAAAGCGGGCGACACGCTCGACGTCGACGACAAGGAGCTCTCGGTCACGCGCTTCCGCCTGCTCGGGACCGGCTTTTTCCGGGATGTCCAGCTTTCGCTCCGCCGCGGCTCGCGGCGCGGCTACGCGGTGCTCGTCGTGAGCGTCGTCGAGCGCAACACCATCGTCGTCAACGACATATGGCTCGGCTTGTCCGCCGACGCGGAGCCCGATGGGCGTGCGCGCCCGCTCACGGCGTATGGCGGCCTCGATGTTTCGGAGCGCAACCTCGCCGGCACCGGCATCACCCTGGGTGGCGCGATGGCCCTGGCCGATCGGCAGCTGGCGCTGCGCACGCGCTTCTCCGATCCGCAGTTCCGCGGCACGCCGTGGATGGCCAATGTCGAGCTGCTCTACAACAACGCCAAGGACTTCTTCGGCAACCGCGACGCCTTGGTCGACGATCCTCAGGCGGACGTGCGGCAGGACTTCGCCGTCGCCGCCTACCGCCGTTTTGGCGGCTCCGTGGGCGTGGGGCACGACCTGGGCACGACCACGCAGCTCTTTCTCGATTACCGATTCGAAAAGATCGATGCCAATCTGCCCCGGGCGGCCAGCCACGTGCGCGGCCGCGACGTGGAGCCCATCGATTTTCACATTCACGGCGGCAGCTCGCTCATATCCACCTTGCGCGCCACCATGGTGCACGACACGCGCGACGAGCCTTTTCTGCCCACGCGCGGCACGCACATGGCGCTGCTTTCCGAGCTTTCGCTCTCGCCGTTGGGGACCGATTACCCCTACGCCAAAGTGCAAGTGCGCGCCTCGCATTGGTTCCCACTGTCGTGGGGACACGTGCTGCGCCTCGAGGGCTTCGCCGGGAGCATTTTCGGCGATGCCCCCTTGTTCGAGCGCTTTTACGTGGGCGACTTCACCGACTTGCTGCCCGACCGCGTTCTCGATTTGAATTTCGACCGGCGTGCCGCGCCCAATTTCCTCGATACCAGCATTCAGGAAGTTCGATATGGCACGTACGCGGCCAAGGTGAACGTCGAATACCGAATACCGCTTTATCGCGGTACCCGGTCCATCTACGGTATCGACCTTTTTGGCTCCTTCGGCATTTACGGCCTGACCGACGATCTCAATTTGCGGCAGCCGCCGAGTGGCTATTCGGGATTCTCCAAAGTTCCCATCGATTTGACCTTCAACGCGGGCCTGCGCATCGAAACCAACGTGGGCGGCTTTGCCTTCGGCATTGCCAACCTGGTTGGCTTCATCCCCGTGCGATCGGAGGGCAATTGA
- the maiA gene encoding maleylacetoacetate isomerase has product MPTLRLYTYWRSSSSYRVRFALQVKKIAYESVAVNLRQGEQHGDEHRERSPTGYVPCLFIDGRPVVESVAIIELLDELFPDPPLYPRDPWARARVRAMVEVINAGTQPLQNLVVLERLGPDPEVRKEWAKHFNTRGLASVERLMTLHEKEGVEGRFAYGDTLTAADLFLVPQMYSAQRFGVDLSPFPRAVAAAEAALSTEAAQAAMPERQPDAIP; this is encoded by the coding sequence ATGCCAACGCTCCGTCTCTACACTTACTGGCGTTCGTCCTCCTCCTACCGTGTCCGCTTTGCGCTCCAGGTGAAAAAAATCGCCTACGAATCGGTTGCGGTGAACCTCCGACAGGGCGAGCAGCATGGGGACGAGCACCGCGAGCGGAGCCCGACGGGGTACGTGCCCTGTCTCTTCATCGATGGGCGGCCCGTGGTCGAGTCCGTGGCCATCATCGAGCTGCTCGACGAGCTTTTCCCCGATCCGCCGCTGTATCCGCGCGATCCTTGGGCGCGTGCGCGGGTTCGCGCCATGGTCGAGGTCATCAATGCGGGGACGCAGCCACTGCAGAACCTGGTGGTGCTCGAGCGGCTGGGGCCCGATCCGGAGGTGCGCAAGGAGTGGGCGAAGCACTTCAATACGCGCGGCCTCGCCAGCGTCGAACGACTCATGACGCTTCATGAAAAGGAGGGGGTCGAAGGGCGCTTTGCTTATGGCGACACGCTCACCGCGGCCGATCTCTTCCTCGTGCCGCAGATGTACAGTGCGCAGCGTTTCGGTGTGGACCTATCTCCCTTTCCGCGTGCCGTTGCCGCCGCCGAGGCGGCCCTTTCCACCGAGGCTGCGCAGGCAGCCATGCCCGAGCGCCAGCCCGACGCCATTCCGTGA
- a CDS encoding aminopeptidase P family protein: MNHVSDSDLGRFRAVQRLAYDCAEAIGASLQPGITERDAVAAMRTWLVGRGVDDWLHRPFAWFGDRTAFRGFRFPHQFFPTDRKLEPNMPYILDVAPVVDNYAADIGYAGCLGENAVHARLLADLEAYRSLILAGVRARKSLRAIYRDVDALLAQQGHTNRHRRYPFGVLAHRVDVVRNDVPRWTVAGFGVRSLRTMLGDVMVGTRAGWSPFWGPSRFSDHPPAPGLWAVEPHLGHGAVGAKFEELLVVTETDAFWLDDDLPHVRRWSAAA; the protein is encoded by the coding sequence GTGAACCACGTCTCCGACAGCGATCTCGGGCGATTTCGAGCGGTGCAGCGGCTCGCGTACGATTGCGCAGAAGCAATCGGCGCGAGCCTGCAACCGGGCATCACGGAACGCGACGCCGTAGCGGCGATGCGTACGTGGCTCGTGGGGCGCGGCGTCGACGATTGGCTGCATAGGCCCTTCGCCTGGTTTGGCGATCGGACGGCATTCCGTGGCTTTCGGTTTCCGCACCAGTTTTTCCCAACGGACCGCAAGCTCGAACCGAACATGCCGTACATCCTCGACGTGGCGCCCGTCGTGGATAACTACGCAGCCGACATCGGCTACGCAGGCTGCCTCGGCGAAAACGCCGTGCACGCGCGTTTGCTCGCCGATTTGGAAGCGTACCGCTCGCTCATTTTGGCAGGCGTGCGCGCGCGCAAGTCGCTGCGCGCGATTTATCGAGACGTGGACGCGCTGCTCGCGCAACAAGGCCACACGAACCGGCACCGCCGCTACCCCTTCGGGGTGCTCGCCCACAGGGTCGACGTGGTCCGCAACGACGTACCTCGGTGGACGGTCGCGGGCTTCGGAGTCCGCAGTCTGCGGACGATGTTGGGCGATGTGATGGTGGGGACGCGTGCGGGCTGGTCGCCGTTCTGGGGGCCAAGCCGGTTTTCAGATCACCCGCCCGCCCCGGGTCTATGGGCGGTGGAGCCGCATCTGGGACATGGCGCCGTGGGGGCCAAATTCGAAGAACTCCTGGTGGTCACCGAGACGGACGCGTTTTGGTTGGACGATGATCTGCCGCACGTGCGGCGGTGGAGCGCCGCGGCGTAG
- a CDS encoding aminotransferase class III-fold pyridoxal phosphate-dependent enzyme, translating to MSDQALSADEIVALSKKHTMFEWSAQSAVDPIPVSHAKGSYFYTPDGKRYLDFNSQLMSVNAGHGDPRIIKAIQEQAAKLAYANPFMAHEPRARLGKKLAELCPGDIDAFFFTNGGAEANENAIKIARMYTGRSKILARYRSYHGGTAAAMALTGDPRRWAAEPSIPGVVRFPDFHKWARKDPEPVSESLRDVEEVIMFEGAKNIAAILVETVVGTNGILIPPDGYMQGLRAICDKHGILLICDEVMAGFGRTGKWFAVDHWKVTPDILTMAKGLTSSYVPLGAVGLRRRIADHFDKNVFFAGLTYNSHPMGCATALATIGVYEQDGLIERAAKMGESMKRHHQALYEKHPCVGATRSIGLFGMVELVRDRKTFEPMAPYNGTSDEMKAVHAHLKEKGLYTFVRWNGIMTNPPLTVTEEELAEGFAIIDSALSLVDKSVKA from the coding sequence ATGAGCGACCAAGCCCTCAGCGCAGACGAGATCGTCGCGTTGTCCAAGAAGCACACGATGTTCGAGTGGTCCGCGCAATCCGCCGTGGATCCCATCCCCGTTTCCCACGCCAAGGGCTCGTATTTCTATACGCCCGATGGAAAGCGGTACCTCGACTTCAATAGCCAATTAATGAGCGTGAACGCCGGCCACGGCGATCCGCGGATCATCAAGGCGATTCAGGAGCAGGCGGCCAAGCTTGCGTATGCAAACCCGTTCATGGCGCACGAACCGCGCGCGCGGCTCGGGAAGAAGTTGGCGGAACTCTGTCCGGGAGACATCGATGCGTTCTTCTTCACCAACGGCGGGGCCGAGGCGAACGAGAACGCGATCAAGATCGCGCGCATGTACACGGGCCGGTCGAAGATCCTCGCGCGCTACCGCTCGTACCACGGAGGCACGGCGGCCGCGATGGCGCTGACGGGCGATCCGCGGCGCTGGGCGGCGGAGCCGAGCATCCCCGGGGTGGTTCGCTTCCCGGACTTTCACAAGTGGGCGCGCAAAGACCCGGAGCCGGTGAGCGAATCGCTGCGCGACGTGGAAGAAGTCATCATGTTCGAGGGCGCCAAGAACATCGCCGCCATTTTGGTGGAGACGGTGGTCGGCACCAACGGCATCCTGATTCCGCCGGATGGCTACATGCAGGGCCTTCGCGCCATCTGCGACAAGCACGGTATCTTGCTGATCTGCGACGAGGTGATGGCCGGCTTCGGACGCACGGGCAAGTGGTTCGCGGTGGATCACTGGAAGGTGACGCCGGACATCCTCACGATGGCCAAGGGCCTCACGAGCAGCTACGTGCCGCTCGGCGCCGTCGGGCTGCGACGTCGCATCGCAGACCATTTCGACAAGAACGTGTTCTTCGCGGGGCTGACGTACAACAGCCATCCGATGGGCTGTGCCACCGCGTTGGCGACGATCGGGGTGTACGAGCAAGATGGTCTCATCGAGCGCGCGGCCAAGATGGGCGAGAGCATGAAACGGCACCATCAGGCCTTGTACGAGAAGCACCCGTGCGTGGGTGCGACGCGCTCCATCGGCCTTTTCGGCATGGTGGAGCTGGTGCGCGACCGCAAGACCTTCGAGCCGATGGCCCCGTACAACGGGACGAGCGACGAGATGAAGGCGGTCCACGCGCACCTCAAGGAGAAGGGCCTCTACACCTTCGTCCGGTGGAACGGCATCATGACGAATCCGCCGCTGACGGTGACGGAAGAGGAGCTCGCCGAGGGCTTCGCCATCATCGATTCGGCGCTTTCGCTCGTGGACAAATCCGTCAAGGCGTAA